Proteins encoded together in one Gammaproteobacteria bacterium window:
- a CDS encoding 6-phosphofructokinase has protein sequence MSKKNLFYAQSGGVTAVINATACGLIETARKNKNKLGKVYAGRNGIIGALTEDLIDTSKESASAIAALRYTPSGAFGSCRYKLKGIDQNRAEYERLIEVFKAHNIGYFFYNGGGDSQDTAHKVSQIGQTLGYPITCIGVPKTVDNDLPITDNCPGFGSVAKYVAVSIREAAFDVASMAKTSTKVFVMEVMGRHAGWIAAAGGLAAENEGDAPHVILFPEVVFDEKKFLAKVDEAVKKYGYCAIVVSEGVRNADGKFLAETGLRDAFGHAQLGGVAPVISQLIKDKLGYKYHWAVADYLQRAARHIASKTDVDQAYAMGKAAVELALKGENAVMPTIVRKSNKPYKWTVGKTELSKVANVEKMMPADYISKDGFGITKKCREYLQPLIKGEDYPKYKDGLPQYVTLKNVAVPKKLDKEFIIK, from the coding sequence ATGAGCAAAAAAAATCTTTTCTATGCCCAATCTGGCGGTGTAACTGCCGTCATCAACGCCACCGCATGCGGACTTATCGAAACCGCGCGAAAAAACAAAAACAAACTAGGAAAAGTCTACGCCGGACGTAATGGCATCATAGGCGCGCTAACCGAAGACTTAATTGATACCAGCAAGGAATCAGCCAGCGCAATTGCTGCCTTACGCTATACACCTTCTGGCGCATTCGGCTCGTGCCGCTACAAATTGAAGGGCATAGACCAGAATCGCGCCGAATACGAGCGTTTGATCGAGGTATTCAAGGCACATAATATCGGCTACTTCTTTTACAATGGTGGCGGTGATTCACAGGACACAGCGCACAAGGTCTCGCAAATCGGCCAGACGCTTGGCTATCCCATCACTTGTATCGGCGTTCCCAAAACCGTGGATAATGATCTTCCCATAACAGATAACTGCCCTGGTTTTGGTTCGGTTGCAAAATATGTTGCCGTATCGATACGTGAGGCGGCCTTTGATGTCGCATCAATGGCCAAAACCTCAACAAAAGTATTCGTCATGGAAGTTATGGGTCGTCACGCCGGATGGATTGCCGCAGCCGGTGGTCTCGCCGCAGAAAACGAAGGTGATGCGCCACACGTTATTTTGTTTCCTGAAGTCGTTTTTGACGAAAAGAAATTCCTCGCCAAGGTCGACGAAGCGGTCAAGAAATATGGCTACTGTGCCATCGTGGTATCCGAAGGTGTGCGTAACGCCGACGGAAAATTCCTCGCCGAAACCGGCTTGAGAGATGCTTTTGGTCATGCGCAACTCGGTGGTGTCGCGCCAGTGATATCACAATTGATCAAAGATAAACTCGGCTACAAGTATCACTGGGCCGTGGCCGATTATCTACAGCGCGCAGCACGCCACATCGCATCAAAGACCGACGTCGATCAGGCCTATGCCATGGGTAAAGCCGCAGTTGAGCTGGCGCTTAAAGGCGAAAACGCGGTAATGCCGACAATAGTTCGCAAATCAAACAAACCTTACAAGTGGACTGTTGGCAAAACAGAGCTTTCAAAAGTCGCTAACGTCGAGAAGATGATGCCTGCAGACTATATCAGCAAAGACGGTTTCGGTATTACCAAGAAATGTCGCGAGTATTTACAGCCGCTGATAAAAGGTGAGGATTATCCTAAATACAAAGACGGCCTGCCCCAATATGTCACTCTTAAAAACGTCGCAGTACCTAAGAAACTTGATAAGGAGTTTATAATTAAATAA
- a CDS encoding Ig-like domain-containing protein produces MKDSARFEKNTRRVQNWLKAFLMGGIIGLGFVSTAQSGIVLQQQFLDNYTWFSSYSNGSASAEAADDFTIVGDIDRLTFNGRIWSGTAIQQVIVRFYDANPAGGPGNLLREYLTNSGDANLRVSYDWVDVVLPTVFSATGKHFVSAQIVTDSTWETGSANTSVSRVINGERAYTRADNGTWSIVSTKADLAFTLYGTSTGQPLATGLSTNSTTRNGYFEVLGSAFGDSGQVIVGGVPAHIALWTNYRIKAYADNATPLGDNAVVVETINGSSAPLTLSVAEQISSGRINWQFRLVGSYSMESPEVGPDGNIYSVDVSGYLYSLTPAGVLRWVRAAGANGFDVAPDGRIYSMNSQFVFAHNANGDLLWRYAMPAYAYRAFDVAVGPDGNIYVGTSSDFGIFALDPAGNLLWNTPLPADASHEESGYEMTFGYNGSNLQVYIDTGRGVRAYSSRGNFLFSAAGNGPTVSASQALHTRSGIYLPDGTRTCFLLDGYNGFTVSSSQIHWGYRLDMIGYDESCNETDRFALPQYANQWPRFDSAETFMLLGSTVNGQQVSYAIDSRNGSQLWQQTYPLVEGQEQWVQSNAVLASDNSSAYFHTGTSGAVIRGFLTALNTATTNGGGNTDPTPTPTPTPTPNAAPVAVDDSVEMLQKTSLKVDVLANDSDPEGDTMVIGVVATDANLNVQVNTDQTLMIKPNRSFFGTSTFTYNVIDSAGNVSNNATVTVVVIEDTSKPGKKR; encoded by the coding sequence ATGAAAGATAGCGCGAGATTTGAAAAAAACACGCGTCGGGTGCAGAACTGGCTTAAGGCTTTCCTGATGGGTGGCATTATCGGTCTGGGTTTTGTCTCCACAGCGCAATCAGGCATTGTATTGCAGCAGCAATTTCTGGATAACTACACCTGGTTCTCCTCATATAGCAATGGGTCTGCTTCAGCAGAGGCTGCTGACGATTTCACGATAGTTGGTGATATCGACCGTTTGACGTTTAATGGCAGAATTTGGTCGGGCACCGCGATTCAACAAGTCATTGTGCGATTCTACGACGCCAATCCTGCCGGTGGTCCAGGTAATCTGTTGCGTGAATATCTCACGAATTCCGGTGATGCAAACCTTCGCGTCAGCTATGACTGGGTTGACGTCGTGTTGCCGACCGTATTTTCCGCTACGGGTAAACACTTTGTCTCCGCACAAATAGTCACTGACTCGACCTGGGAAACAGGCTCGGCCAATACATCGGTGTCGAGGGTGATAAATGGGGAACGGGCGTATACACGAGCAGATAATGGTACCTGGTCGATTGTGTCGACGAAAGCAGACCTTGCCTTCACGCTGTATGGTACGTCGACTGGACAACCACTCGCGACCGGTTTGTCGACAAATAGCACAACCCGTAATGGATATTTTGAAGTGTTGGGTAGTGCGTTTGGTGATAGCGGTCAGGTAATTGTTGGTGGAGTGCCTGCCCACATTGCCTTATGGACAAACTACCGCATCAAGGCATACGCCGACAATGCGACGCCATTGGGCGACAACGCCGTGGTGGTTGAGACTATCAACGGAAGTAGCGCCCCACTCACACTTTCCGTAGCAGAGCAAATCTCCTCAGGCCGAATCAACTGGCAGTTCCGGTTGGTTGGTTCTTATTCCATGGAGTCACCTGAGGTCGGTCCGGATGGAAACATCTATAGCGTCGATGTCAGCGGTTACCTCTATTCATTAACGCCTGCAGGCGTTCTACGTTGGGTACGCGCCGCAGGTGCTAATGGTTTTGATGTGGCACCCGATGGTCGGATTTATTCCATGAACAGTCAGTTCGTTTTTGCGCATAACGCGAACGGCGATCTGCTCTGGCGATACGCCATGCCAGCTTATGCCTATCGTGCCTTCGATGTCGCTGTGGGTCCGGATGGCAATATCTATGTTGGCACTTCAAGCGACTTTGGTATTTTTGCGCTAGACCCTGCAGGAAATCTGTTGTGGAACACGCCTCTGCCTGCAGATGCTTCCCATGAGGAAAGCGGTTATGAGATGACTTTCGGTTACAACGGCTCCAACTTACAGGTCTATATTGATACTGGTAGGGGAGTGCGTGCCTATAGCAGTCGTGGAAATTTTCTTTTCAGTGCCGCGGGTAATGGCCCGACAGTTTCGGCCAGCCAGGCCTTGCATACACGCAGTGGCATCTACTTGCCAGACGGCACGCGTACCTGTTTCTTACTCGACGGATACAACGGTTTTACGGTGTCATCGAGTCAGATTCATTGGGGTTATCGTCTCGACATGATTGGATATGATGAAAGCTGTAACGAAACTGATCGCTTTGCATTACCACAATACGCAAATCAGTGGCCGCGATTCGACTCGGCAGAGACATTCATGTTGCTGGGTAGCACGGTAAACGGACAGCAGGTCAGTTACGCGATAGATTCACGCAATGGTAGTCAGCTGTGGCAACAGACGTATCCACTGGTTGAAGGACAGGAGCAGTGGGTGCAGTCAAATGCTGTGCTTGCCTCTGATAATAGCTCGGCCTATTTTCATACCGGTACGTCAGGCGCCGTTATTCGTGGTTTTCTAACAGCGCTGAATACCGCGACCACCAATGGTGGAGGAAACACTGATCCAACACCGACGCCGACGCCGACGCCGACGCCGAATGCCGCGCCCGTCGCCGTCGATGACAGTGTTGAGATGCTGCAAAAGACTTCGCTAAAAGTCGATGTACTGGCAAATGACTCAGATCCGGAAGGTGACACAATGGTGATAGGTGTGGTGGCCACCGATGCCAATCTGAATGTTCAGGTGAACACAGACCAGACGTTGATGATTAAGCCAAACCGCTCCTTCTTTGGTACAAGCACGTTCACGTATAATGTGATCGACAGCGCAGGTAATGTCAGTAATAACGCCACGGTGACAGTTGTCGTTATTGAAGACACGTCCAAGCCAGGTAAAAAGCGTTAG
- the ccoN gene encoding cytochrome-c oxidase, cbb3-type subunit I: MNSTSTGQQYNFEIVKWFSVVSVIYFVVGTLAGVYVASELAWPALNFDIAELSFGRLRPLHTNAVIFAFGGCVLMATAFYSVQRTCGVRLWSDKLAWFTFIGWNLIIVSAVITLPMGLTQGKEYAELEWPIDIAIAVVWLSFAINFVMTLANRKSSHIYVSNWFFLGMMVMITYLHVVNSLAIPVEMFKSYSIFSSVQDAMIQWWWGHNAVGFYLTAGFLGIMYYFVPKQADRPIFSYRLSVLHFWALMFGYVWLGAHHLQYTALPDWTGSLGAAISMAMIIPSWGGAVNGMMTLSGAWDKLRTDYVLRFLIMSLAFYVMSTFEGPVMSLKTVNALSHYTDWTIGHVHSGALGWVGMVAAGALYHLVTRLWNREMYSTQLVNLHFWMATIGIVIYIVAMWISGIMQGLMWRDYDEFGTLTYTFAETVAAMHPYYVMRTVGGFIYFLGTVVMLYNVVMTIRSASAATSTSASTARA, translated from the coding sequence GTGAATTCTACGAGCACAGGTCAGCAGTACAATTTTGAAATTGTGAAATGGTTTTCGGTCGTATCGGTGATTTATTTTGTGGTTGGCACACTGGCAGGTGTCTATGTGGCATCGGAGCTTGCCTGGCCGGCGTTGAATTTTGATATTGCAGAGTTGAGTTTTGGGCGCCTGCGGCCTCTGCATACCAACGCCGTAATCTTTGCATTTGGTGGCTGTGTATTGATGGCGACCGCTTTTTACAGCGTGCAAAGAACCTGCGGTGTGCGTCTTTGGAGCGACAAACTCGCCTGGTTTACCTTTATTGGTTGGAATCTGATCATTGTGTCAGCGGTTATTACTCTGCCCATGGGACTTACTCAGGGCAAGGAATATGCTGAACTGGAATGGCCGATCGATATCGCGATAGCCGTCGTGTGGTTGAGCTTTGCCATCAATTTCGTGATGACATTGGCCAATCGCAAATCCTCTCATATCTACGTCTCTAACTGGTTCTTTCTCGGCATGATGGTCATGATTACCTATCTGCATGTCGTCAACAGTCTCGCGATTCCGGTCGAGATGTTCAAGTCTTACTCGATATTTTCCAGTGTTCAGGACGCCATGATTCAGTGGTGGTGGGGACACAACGCCGTCGGTTTTTATCTCACCGCAGGCTTTCTTGGCATTATGTATTACTTCGTGCCCAAGCAGGCAGACCGGCCGATTTTTTCTTATCGTCTTTCGGTGCTTCACTTTTGGGCCTTGATGTTTGGTTATGTGTGGTTAGGCGCGCATCACCTGCAATACACCGCTTTGCCGGACTGGACAGGTTCACTTGGTGCCGCGATTTCGATGGCGATGATCATTCCCTCCTGGGGTGGTGCGGTAAACGGCATGATGACGCTTAGCGGCGCCTGGGACAAACTGCGCACAGACTATGTGTTGCGTTTTCTGATCATGTCGCTGGCGTTTTATGTGATGTCGACGTTCGAAGGCCCGGTAATGTCGCTCAAAACCGTAAACGCGCTTTCCCACTATACCGACTGGACTATCGGACACGTGCACTCCGGCGCATTGGGTTGGGTAGGTATGGTCGCTGCCGGTGCGCTTTATCATCTGGTGACGCGTTTGTGGAATCGCGAAATGTACTCGACACAATTAGTGAATCTGCATTTCTGGATGGCAACCATCGGTATCGTCATTTACATCGTGGCGATGTGGATCTCGGGCATTATGCAAGGCCTGATGTGGCGTGACTATGATGAGTTCGGTACGCTCACCTATACCTTTGCCGAAACCGTTGCCGCCATGCATCCCTATTATGTGATGAGGACAGTCGGCGGTTTTATCTATTTTCTGGGCACTGTTGTCATGCTGTACAACGTAGTGATGACTATCCGTAGCGCCAGTGCTGCAACCAGCACCAGCGCATCAACGGCCCGCGCCTAG
- the ccoO gene encoding cytochrome-c oxidase, cbb3-type subunit II, whose amino-acid sequence MSDKIHSTKLQDKMERNVWALLLMLLVLLSIGGLVEIVPLYYLDDTMEHSARPEILWQRQDGQKLADWKPGDGVRPYTGLELAGRAVYIREGCYLCHSQMIRPFRDEKERYGHYSLASESIYDHPFQWGSKRTGPDLARVGGKYSDEWHRKHLAAPRSVVPESVMPNYPWLETSTLEGERVASHMRGMKTLGVPYTDDDIQAGMQQANGKTEMDAMVAYLQVLGTMVKLDYGVQYRE is encoded by the coding sequence ATGTCTGACAAAATTCATTCGACCAAACTTCAGGACAAGATGGAGCGCAATGTGTGGGCGTTATTGCTCATGCTGCTGGTGTTGCTGTCTATTGGTGGCTTAGTCGAGATCGTGCCTTTGTATTATCTCGATGACACCATGGAACATAGCGCTCGACCAGAGATTTTGTGGCAACGCCAGGATGGACAGAAACTCGCAGACTGGAAACCGGGAGATGGTGTGCGCCCGTATACCGGTCTCGAGTTGGCTGGACGCGCGGTTTATATACGCGAAGGATGTTATCTGTGTCACTCACAAATGATACGTCCTTTCCGTGATGAAAAAGAGCGCTACGGTCATTACTCACTGGCTTCGGAATCGATTTATGATCATCCGTTTCAATGGGGTTCCAAACGCACCGGTCCTGATCTCGCACGCGTCGGCGGAAAATATTCCGACGAATGGCATCGCAAACATCTGGCCGCGCCCCGTTCTGTTGTGCCCGAGTCGGTTATGCCAAATTACCCGTGGTTGGAAACGTCTACCTTAGAAGGTGAGCGTGTTGCCAGTCATATGCGCGGTATGAAAACACTGGGCGTACCGTATACCGATGATGACATTCAGGCCGGTATGCAGCAGGCAAATGGCAAAACGGAAATGGATGCCATGGTCGCCTACTTACAGGTGCTGGGTACCATGGTGAAACTGGATTACGGAGTACAGTATCGTGAATAG
- a CDS encoding cbb3-type cytochrome c oxidase subunit 3, producing the protein MNSISEYFHTDWAAMTFHDWLGMAITIVVFMLMLVVFVYVFNPANKEKLEARRYIPLDEDNMRREDKL; encoded by the coding sequence GTGAATAGTATTAGCGAATATTTTCATACTGATTGGGCTGCCATGACGTTTCACGACTGGCTTGGTATGGCAATTACGATAGTGGTGTTTATGTTGATGCTGGTGGTGTTTGTCTACGTGTTTAATCCGGCGAACAAGGAAAAGCTGGAAGCTCGCCGCTATATTCCGCTGGATGAGGACAATATGCGCAGGGAGGACAAGTTATGA